The following are from one region of the Mangifera indica cultivar Alphonso chromosome 14, CATAS_Mindica_2.1, whole genome shotgun sequence genome:
- the LOC123196320 gene encoding uncharacterized protein LOC123196320 isoform X2 → MKMQDSQIILKISVIWRGNKYVVEMNSDACLKELGNELHKLTDVKADTMKLIVPQNKGSKLMSPFSDDHSRLSLREVCVIEGKPIRMMGVSEDEVNKILQNEKADLRIVGFDEEEKRLRQRMFHGPLPPLKLPQGQYIFCDFRTLQIPGVELNPSASEALKRMHMLAADPGIVAIMNKHHWRVGIMKELAPVGYVGISPKCILGFNKNHGEEISLRLRTDNLKGFRKYESIKKTLLHELAHMVYSEHDANFYALDKQLNQEAASLDWTKSRGHTLRGVRYSDQYEENLFAEDVRNASHKLGGNVSEQLASARASSVAAAYRRLVNVSANSFGASEECEESDHMDLVEKENKIEPDPDDSLEGVTLAATNSFEEPDPDESDHMDLVEKENKIEPDPDDSLDGVTLAATNSFEEPDPDESDHMDLVEKENKIEPDPDDSLDGVTVAAINSFEEPDPDESDHMDLVEKENKIEPDPDDSLDGVTLAATNSFEEPDPDDSEALFNSGVVAEPYSHHSQVMEVESILQPRKRLGEPDPDDSEAKGRISGYTNIAHSLVNETRENQGNIKAYREPDPDESQANGIVQDEPDPDDSEAKGRISGYTNIVHSLVNETKEDQHNIKAHREPDPDESQASGIVQGEPDPDDTLVHPHGISSMKIDEPGPDAQELTRIQEPVTVLCNRLQKAIEMLQAEVNPLEASTVLQTLFRIIRNVIEHPEEMKYKRLRKANPIIQRNVAHYRAALEILNLIGFNEDVVSDEIGKAETYLVLKRNDPGLLWLAKSSLETCIA, encoded by the exons ATG AAAATGCAAGATTCACAAATCATACTTAAGATATCGGTTATTTGGAGGGGAAACAAGTATGTTGTGGAAATGAATTCTGATGCTTGTCTCAAGGAGCTAGGCAATGAGCTCCATAAGTTGACCGATGTCAAGGCAGATACAATGAAGTTGATCGTTCCTCAAAACAAAGGATCAAAACTGATGTCTCCTTTCTCTGATGATCATTCAAGATTAAGTTTGCGGGAAGTTTGTGTCATTGAG GGGAAGCCAATCAGAATGATGGGAGTATCTGAAGATGAAGTTAACAAAATTCTGCAAAATGAGAAGGCAGACCTGAGGATAGTTGgatttgatgaagaagaaaagcgATTGAGGCAACGAATGTTCCATGGGCCCCTTCCCCCACTGAAACTTCCTCAAGGACAATATATCTTTTGTGATTTTCGCACTCTTCAGATTCCCGGAGTAGAG TTAAATCCTTCAGCTTCAGAGGCATTGAAAAGAATGCATATGCTTGCTGCAGATCCTGGAATAGTTGCTATCATGAACAAG CATCATTGGCGAGTAGGAATAATGAAAGAGCTGGCCCCTGTTGGCTATGTTGGCATAAGTCCAAAATGCATTCTTGGTTTTAACAAG AATCATGGAGAGGAAATATCTCTGCGTCTTCGAACTGACAATCTTAAGGGTTTCAGAAAATATGAGAGTATTAAGAAAACTCTTTTGCATGAACTT GCGCACATGGTATACTCTGAACATGATGCAAATTTTTATGCTCTTGATAAACAG CTGAATCAAGAAGCTGCTTCTTTAGATTGGACTAAATCAAGGGGCCACACTTTGAGGGGTGTCAGGTATTCAGACCAATATGAAGAAAATTTGTTTGCTGAAGATGTTAGAAATGCTTCCCACAAGCTTGGGGGAAATGTTTCAGAACAGTTGGCGAGTGCTCGCGCTTCTTCAGTGGCTGCTGCTTATCGTCGATTAGTTAATGTTTCTGCTAACAGTTTTGGAGCATCTGAAGAGTGTGAAGAATCTGATCATATGGACTtagttgaaaaagaaaacaagattgAGCCTGATCCTGATGATTCTTTGGAGGGGGTAACTTTGGCAGCAACAAATTCATTTGAAGAACCTGATCCAGATGAATCTGATCATATGGACTtagttgaaaaagaaaacaagattgAGCCTGATCCTGATGATTCTTTGGATGGGGTAACTTTGGCAGCAACAAATTCGTTTGAAGAACCTGATCCTGATGAATCTGATCATATGGACTtagttgaaaaagaaaacaagatcGAGCCTGATCCTGATGATTCTTTGGATGGGGTAACTGTGGCAGCAATAAATTCGTTTGAAGAACCTGATCCAGATGAATCTGATCATATGGACTtagttgaaaaagaaaacaagattgAGCCTGATCCTGATGATTCTTTGGATGGGGTAACTTTGGCAGCAACAAATTCATTTGAAGAACCTGATCCAGATGACTCTGAAGCTCTCTTTAATTCTGGAGTTGTGGCTGAACCTTATTCTCATCACTCTCAGGTAATGGAGGTGGAAAGCATTCTTCAGCCAAGGAAGAGATTGGGTGAGCCTGATCCAGATGATTCAGAGGCTAAGGGGAGAATTTCAGGATATACAAACATTGCACATTCTTTAGTGAATGAAACCAGGGAAAATCAAGGCAATATAAAGGCTTATAGAGAACCTGATCCAGATGAATCTCAGGCCAATGGAATTGTACAGGATGAGCCTGATCCAGATGATTCAGAGGCTAAGGGGAGAATTTCAGGATATACAAACATTGTACATTCTTTAGTGAATGAAACCAAGGAAGATCAACACAATATAAAGGCTCATAGAGAACCTGATCCAGATGAATCTCAGGCCAGTGGCATTGTACAGGGTGAGCCTGATCCTGATGATACTCTGGTACATCCACATGGTATATCCAGTATGAAAATTGATGAACCAGGTCCAGATGCCCAAGAATTGACGAGAATCCAAGAACCAGTGACTGTTCTTTGTAACCGTCTGCAGAAGGCGATTGAGATGCTGCAAGCTGAAGTTAATCCCTTGGAGGCATCTACTGTCCTGCAAACTCTATTTAGGATAATTAG GAATGTGATTGAACACCCTGAGGAGATGAAGTACAAAAGACTCCGGAAG GCTAACCCCATAATCCAGAGGAATGTTGCACATTATAGAG CTGCCTTGGAGATTCTGAATTTGATTGGTTTCAATGAAGATGTTGTTTCGGATGAAATCGGAAAAGCAGAAACTTATTTAGTGTTGAAACGGAATGATCCAGGGTTGTTGTGGCTCGCCAAGTCCTCCCTTGAAACGTGCATTGCGTAG
- the LOC123196320 gene encoding uncharacterized protein LOC123196320 isoform X3 encodes MQKMQDSQIILKISVIWRGNKYVVEMNSDACLKELGNELHKLTDVKADTMKLIVPQNKGSKLMSPFSDDHSRLSLREVCVIEGKPIRMMGVSEDEVNKILQNEKADLRIVGFDEEEKRLRQRMFHGPLPPLKLPQGQYIFCDFRTLQIPGVELNPSASEALKRMHMLAADPGIVAIMNKHHWRVGIMKELAPVGYVGISPKCILGFNKNHGEEISLRLRTDNLKGFRKYESIKKTLLHELAHMVYSEHDANFYALDKQLNQEAASLDWTKSRGHTLRGVRYSDQYEENLFAEDVRNASHKLGGNVSEQLASARASSVAAAYRRLVNVSANSFGASEECEESDHMDLVEKENKIEPDPDDSLDGVTLAATNSFEEPDPDESDHMDLVEKENKIEPDPDDSLDGVTVAAINSFEEPDPDESDHMDLVEKENKIEPDPDDSLDGVTLAATNSFEEPDPDDSEALFNSGVVAEPYSHHSQVMEVESILQPRKRLGEPDPDDSEAKGRISGYTNIAHSLVNETRENQGNIKAYREPDPDESQANGIVQDEPDPDDSEAKGRISGYTNIVHSLVNETKEDQHNIKAHREPDPDESQASGIVQGEPDPDDTLVHPHGISSMKIDEPGPDAQELTRIQEPVTVLCNRLQKAIEMLQAEVNPLEASTVLQTLFRIIRNVIEHPEEMKYKRLRKANPIIQRNVAHYRAALEILNLIGFNEDVVSDEIGKAETYLVLKRNDPGLLWLAKSSLETCIA; translated from the exons ATG CAGAAAATGCAAGATTCACAAATCATACTTAAGATATCGGTTATTTGGAGGGGAAACAAGTATGTTGTGGAAATGAATTCTGATGCTTGTCTCAAGGAGCTAGGCAATGAGCTCCATAAGTTGACCGATGTCAAGGCAGATACAATGAAGTTGATCGTTCCTCAAAACAAAGGATCAAAACTGATGTCTCCTTTCTCTGATGATCATTCAAGATTAAGTTTGCGGGAAGTTTGTGTCATTGAG GGGAAGCCAATCAGAATGATGGGAGTATCTGAAGATGAAGTTAACAAAATTCTGCAAAATGAGAAGGCAGACCTGAGGATAGTTGgatttgatgaagaagaaaagcgATTGAGGCAACGAATGTTCCATGGGCCCCTTCCCCCACTGAAACTTCCTCAAGGACAATATATCTTTTGTGATTTTCGCACTCTTCAGATTCCCGGAGTAGAG TTAAATCCTTCAGCTTCAGAGGCATTGAAAAGAATGCATATGCTTGCTGCAGATCCTGGAATAGTTGCTATCATGAACAAG CATCATTGGCGAGTAGGAATAATGAAAGAGCTGGCCCCTGTTGGCTATGTTGGCATAAGTCCAAAATGCATTCTTGGTTTTAACAAG AATCATGGAGAGGAAATATCTCTGCGTCTTCGAACTGACAATCTTAAGGGTTTCAGAAAATATGAGAGTATTAAGAAAACTCTTTTGCATGAACTT GCGCACATGGTATACTCTGAACATGATGCAAATTTTTATGCTCTTGATAAACAG CTGAATCAAGAAGCTGCTTCTTTAGATTGGACTAAATCAAGGGGCCACACTTTGAGGGGTGTCAGGTATTCAGACCAATATGAAGAAAATTTGTTTGCTGAAGATGTTAGAAATGCTTCCCACAAGCTTGGGGGAAATGTTTCAGAACAGTTGGCGAGTGCTCGCGCTTCTTCAGTGGCTGCTGCTTATCGTCGATTAGTTAATGTTTCTGCTAACAGTTTTGGAGCATCTGAAGAGTGTGAAGAATCTGATCATATGGACTtagttgaaaaagaaaacaag attgAGCCTGATCCTGATGATTCTTTGGATGGGGTAACTTTGGCAGCAACAAATTCGTTTGAAGAACCTGATCCTGATGAATCTGATCATATGGACTtagttgaaaaagaaaacaagatcGAGCCTGATCCTGATGATTCTTTGGATGGGGTAACTGTGGCAGCAATAAATTCGTTTGAAGAACCTGATCCAGATGAATCTGATCATATGGACTtagttgaaaaagaaaacaagattgAGCCTGATCCTGATGATTCTTTGGATGGGGTAACTTTGGCAGCAACAAATTCATTTGAAGAACCTGATCCAGATGACTCTGAAGCTCTCTTTAATTCTGGAGTTGTGGCTGAACCTTATTCTCATCACTCTCAGGTAATGGAGGTGGAAAGCATTCTTCAGCCAAGGAAGAGATTGGGTGAGCCTGATCCAGATGATTCAGAGGCTAAGGGGAGAATTTCAGGATATACAAACATTGCACATTCTTTAGTGAATGAAACCAGGGAAAATCAAGGCAATATAAAGGCTTATAGAGAACCTGATCCAGATGAATCTCAGGCCAATGGAATTGTACAGGATGAGCCTGATCCAGATGATTCAGAGGCTAAGGGGAGAATTTCAGGATATACAAACATTGTACATTCTTTAGTGAATGAAACCAAGGAAGATCAACACAATATAAAGGCTCATAGAGAACCTGATCCAGATGAATCTCAGGCCAGTGGCATTGTACAGGGTGAGCCTGATCCTGATGATACTCTGGTACATCCACATGGTATATCCAGTATGAAAATTGATGAACCAGGTCCAGATGCCCAAGAATTGACGAGAATCCAAGAACCAGTGACTGTTCTTTGTAACCGTCTGCAGAAGGCGATTGAGATGCTGCAAGCTGAAGTTAATCCCTTGGAGGCATCTACTGTCCTGCAAACTCTATTTAGGATAATTAG GAATGTGATTGAACACCCTGAGGAGATGAAGTACAAAAGACTCCGGAAG GCTAACCCCATAATCCAGAGGAATGTTGCACATTATAGAG CTGCCTTGGAGATTCTGAATTTGATTGGTTTCAATGAAGATGTTGTTTCGGATGAAATCGGAAAAGCAGAAACTTATTTAGTGTTGAAACGGAATGATCCAGGGTTGTTGTGGCTCGCCAAGTCCTCCCTTGAAACGTGCATTGCGTAG
- the LOC123196320 gene encoding uncharacterized protein LOC123196320 isoform X1 produces the protein MQKMQDSQIILKISVIWRGNKYVVEMNSDACLKELGNELHKLTDVKADTMKLIVPQNKGSKLMSPFSDDHSRLSLREVCVIEGKPIRMMGVSEDEVNKILQNEKADLRIVGFDEEEKRLRQRMFHGPLPPLKLPQGQYIFCDFRTLQIPGVELNPSASEALKRMHMLAADPGIVAIMNKHHWRVGIMKELAPVGYVGISPKCILGFNKNHGEEISLRLRTDNLKGFRKYESIKKTLLHELAHMVYSEHDANFYALDKQLNQEAASLDWTKSRGHTLRGVRYSDQYEENLFAEDVRNASHKLGGNVSEQLASARASSVAAAYRRLVNVSANSFGASEECEESDHMDLVEKENKIEPDPDDSLEGVTLAATNSFEEPDPDESDHMDLVEKENKIEPDPDDSLDGVTLAATNSFEEPDPDESDHMDLVEKENKIEPDPDDSLDGVTVAAINSFEEPDPDESDHMDLVEKENKIEPDPDDSLDGVTLAATNSFEEPDPDDSEALFNSGVVAEPYSHHSQVMEVESILQPRKRLGEPDPDDSEAKGRISGYTNIAHSLVNETRENQGNIKAYREPDPDESQANGIVQDEPDPDDSEAKGRISGYTNIVHSLVNETKEDQHNIKAHREPDPDESQASGIVQGEPDPDDTLVHPHGISSMKIDEPGPDAQELTRIQEPVTVLCNRLQKAIEMLQAEVNPLEASTVLQTLFRIIRNVIEHPEEMKYKRLRKANPIIQRNVAHYRAALEILNLIGFNEDVVSDEIGKAETYLVLKRNDPGLLWLAKSSLETCIA, from the exons ATG CAGAAAATGCAAGATTCACAAATCATACTTAAGATATCGGTTATTTGGAGGGGAAACAAGTATGTTGTGGAAATGAATTCTGATGCTTGTCTCAAGGAGCTAGGCAATGAGCTCCATAAGTTGACCGATGTCAAGGCAGATACAATGAAGTTGATCGTTCCTCAAAACAAAGGATCAAAACTGATGTCTCCTTTCTCTGATGATCATTCAAGATTAAGTTTGCGGGAAGTTTGTGTCATTGAG GGGAAGCCAATCAGAATGATGGGAGTATCTGAAGATGAAGTTAACAAAATTCTGCAAAATGAGAAGGCAGACCTGAGGATAGTTGgatttgatgaagaagaaaagcgATTGAGGCAACGAATGTTCCATGGGCCCCTTCCCCCACTGAAACTTCCTCAAGGACAATATATCTTTTGTGATTTTCGCACTCTTCAGATTCCCGGAGTAGAG TTAAATCCTTCAGCTTCAGAGGCATTGAAAAGAATGCATATGCTTGCTGCAGATCCTGGAATAGTTGCTATCATGAACAAG CATCATTGGCGAGTAGGAATAATGAAAGAGCTGGCCCCTGTTGGCTATGTTGGCATAAGTCCAAAATGCATTCTTGGTTTTAACAAG AATCATGGAGAGGAAATATCTCTGCGTCTTCGAACTGACAATCTTAAGGGTTTCAGAAAATATGAGAGTATTAAGAAAACTCTTTTGCATGAACTT GCGCACATGGTATACTCTGAACATGATGCAAATTTTTATGCTCTTGATAAACAG CTGAATCAAGAAGCTGCTTCTTTAGATTGGACTAAATCAAGGGGCCACACTTTGAGGGGTGTCAGGTATTCAGACCAATATGAAGAAAATTTGTTTGCTGAAGATGTTAGAAATGCTTCCCACAAGCTTGGGGGAAATGTTTCAGAACAGTTGGCGAGTGCTCGCGCTTCTTCAGTGGCTGCTGCTTATCGTCGATTAGTTAATGTTTCTGCTAACAGTTTTGGAGCATCTGAAGAGTGTGAAGAATCTGATCATATGGACTtagttgaaaaagaaaacaagattgAGCCTGATCCTGATGATTCTTTGGAGGGGGTAACTTTGGCAGCAACAAATTCATTTGAAGAACCTGATCCAGATGAATCTGATCATATGGACTtagttgaaaaagaaaacaagattgAGCCTGATCCTGATGATTCTTTGGATGGGGTAACTTTGGCAGCAACAAATTCGTTTGAAGAACCTGATCCTGATGAATCTGATCATATGGACTtagttgaaaaagaaaacaagatcGAGCCTGATCCTGATGATTCTTTGGATGGGGTAACTGTGGCAGCAATAAATTCGTTTGAAGAACCTGATCCAGATGAATCTGATCATATGGACTtagttgaaaaagaaaacaagattgAGCCTGATCCTGATGATTCTTTGGATGGGGTAACTTTGGCAGCAACAAATTCATTTGAAGAACCTGATCCAGATGACTCTGAAGCTCTCTTTAATTCTGGAGTTGTGGCTGAACCTTATTCTCATCACTCTCAGGTAATGGAGGTGGAAAGCATTCTTCAGCCAAGGAAGAGATTGGGTGAGCCTGATCCAGATGATTCAGAGGCTAAGGGGAGAATTTCAGGATATACAAACATTGCACATTCTTTAGTGAATGAAACCAGGGAAAATCAAGGCAATATAAAGGCTTATAGAGAACCTGATCCAGATGAATCTCAGGCCAATGGAATTGTACAGGATGAGCCTGATCCAGATGATTCAGAGGCTAAGGGGAGAATTTCAGGATATACAAACATTGTACATTCTTTAGTGAATGAAACCAAGGAAGATCAACACAATATAAAGGCTCATAGAGAACCTGATCCAGATGAATCTCAGGCCAGTGGCATTGTACAGGGTGAGCCTGATCCTGATGATACTCTGGTACATCCACATGGTATATCCAGTATGAAAATTGATGAACCAGGTCCAGATGCCCAAGAATTGACGAGAATCCAAGAACCAGTGACTGTTCTTTGTAACCGTCTGCAGAAGGCGATTGAGATGCTGCAAGCTGAAGTTAATCCCTTGGAGGCATCTACTGTCCTGCAAACTCTATTTAGGATAATTAG GAATGTGATTGAACACCCTGAGGAGATGAAGTACAAAAGACTCCGGAAG GCTAACCCCATAATCCAGAGGAATGTTGCACATTATAGAG CTGCCTTGGAGATTCTGAATTTGATTGGTTTCAATGAAGATGTTGTTTCGGATGAAATCGGAAAAGCAGAAACTTATTTAGTGTTGAAACGGAATGATCCAGGGTTGTTGTGGCTCGCCAAGTCCTCCCTTGAAACGTGCATTGCGTAG